One Aquarana catesbeiana isolate 2022-GZ linkage group LG11, ASM4218655v1, whole genome shotgun sequence genomic window carries:
- the TMEM170A gene encoding transmembrane protein 170A isoform X2, translating into MDSGGTGGETGLLQQILRLSLVPRVGNASVCPTSTALCGFPEMWYGVFLWALVSSLFFHIPAGLLALFTLRRHKYGRFMSVAILLMGIVGPISAGILTSAAIAGVYKAAAKEMIPFEALVLGVGQTFCVLVVSFLRILATL; encoded by the exons ATGGACAGCGGAGGGACGGGGGGAGAGACCGGGCTTCTACAGCAGATCCTGAGACTCAGCCTGGTCCCTCGGGTTGGAAATGCCTCTGTGTGCCCCACTTCTACCGCCCTGTGCGGCTTCCCGG agatgTGGTATGGCGTATTCCTGTGGGCACTGGTCTCTTCGCTCTTCTTTCATATACCGGCTGGACTGCTAGCTTTGTTTACTTTGAGACGCCACAAATATGGGAGGTTCATGTCTGTGGCAATCCTGCTGATGGGAATTGTGGGACCAATATCTGCAGGGATATTAACAA gtgctGCCATTGCTGGAGTGTACAAAGCTGCTGCCAAGGAAATGATTCCCTTTGAAGCATTGGTCCTGGGTGTGGGTCAGACTTTCTGTGTGCTTGTTGTTTCCTTCTTGAGGATTTTAGCGACTTTGTAG
- the TMEM170A gene encoding transmembrane protein 170A isoform X1, whose protein sequence is MDSGGTGGETGLLQQILRLSLVPRVGNASVCPTSTALCGFPEMWYGVFLWALVSSLFFHIPAGLLALFTLRRHKYGRFMSVAILLMGIVGPISAGILTSKHVDLSLLLMLILSLLHSLFQITDSSHSSQVLPVINLGLTQLMVLCIWSFTAFIASAFVYMLIGSIRLVCMSLSKSTA, encoded by the exons ATGGACAGCGGAGGGACGGGGGGAGAGACCGGGCTTCTACAGCAGATCCTGAGACTCAGCCTGGTCCCTCGGGTTGGAAATGCCTCTGTGTGCCCCACTTCTACCGCCCTGTGCGGCTTCCCGG agatgTGGTATGGCGTATTCCTGTGGGCACTGGTCTCTTCGCTCTTCTTTCATATACCGGCTGGACTGCTAGCTTTGTTTACTTTGAGACGCCACAAATATGGGAGGTTCATGTCTGTGGCAATCCTGCTGATGGGAATTGTGGGACCAATATCTGCAGGGATATTAACAAGTAAGCATGTGGATTTATCACTGCTACTAATGTTGATACTTTCTCTACTGCATTCCCTATTTCAAATTACTGATAGCAGCCACAGTTCTCAGGTTTTACCAGTTATTAACTTGGGTCTTACACAATTGATGGTACTGTGTATCTGGAGCTTTACAGCTTTTATAGCATCAGCCTTTGTGTACATGCTGATAGGCAGCATCAGGCTTGTGTGTATGAGTTTGTCCAAGAGCACTGCATAA